From a single Fusobacterium ulcerans ATCC 49185 genomic region:
- a CDS encoding HTH domain-containing protein, which produces MILTKRSLKIINLFLTGNKFTIEELADFFSITNRTVANNIKTIKDFLKNNNLNSLVENNGVYYIKNKDFRLISHLISKEVITVEERKEYIILKLLTDNLITLNPISEELGITRRALNYDMIDVKEFFSNKNIELIPVAGKGVTLVGKEADLRQLLSQFIEKLLIKKGNINKIFQKFLKVFNENCSISLIDRMLMEVTRDINITLPPESFYYVIGIILSGKLRKNFKDDSLKIENNSHSQKYQNLKEKLLNNIHIPIEDYETDQIISVFLDSDIETYKGEYKLKPEIEEFLAILKEKLNINFTIDENFLMILSYSFKLSNYKAEFNISQHQKKISHIPDSCENIFEIVNDFTKKVFRQFHADDLLFITLLLKNHILKSDGLKTSRKSILIIDNSIKHFLGKLVSKYLKNFYKINNITIISSYELDCFFSNNMKPDLILTLDNSKINTNIPIIKLDFAELWPNLNFLEYYF; this is translated from the coding sequence ATGATTTTAACAAAGCGTTCTCTTAAAATTATTAACTTATTCCTCACTGGGAATAAGTTTACAATTGAGGAACTTGCAGATTTTTTTTCCATAACAAATAGAACTGTAGCAAACAATATAAAAACAATAAAAGATTTCTTAAAAAACAACAATCTGAACTCTTTAGTTGAAAATAATGGTGTTTATTACATTAAAAACAAAGATTTTCGATTAATTTCCCATCTTATTTCCAAAGAAGTTATAACTGTAGAAGAAAGAAAAGAATATATTATATTAAAACTACTTACAGATAACCTTATAACATTAAATCCAATATCAGAAGAACTTGGGATAACAAGAAGAGCTCTCAACTATGATATGATAGATGTAAAAGAGTTTTTCTCTAATAAAAATATTGAACTCATTCCAGTAGCAGGAAAAGGAGTTACCTTAGTTGGAAAAGAAGCTGATTTAAGACAGCTTCTTAGCCAGTTTATAGAAAAATTACTGATAAAAAAAGGGAATATTAATAAAATATTTCAGAAATTCTTAAAGGTGTTTAATGAAAATTGCAGTATATCCTTAATAGATAGAATGCTTATGGAAGTTACAAGAGATATCAATATTACTCTTCCTCCAGAAAGCTTTTACTATGTAATAGGCATTATATTATCTGGAAAATTAAGGAAAAATTTTAAGGATGATTCTTTAAAAATAGAAAATAATTCACATTCTCAAAAATATCAAAATCTTAAGGAAAAATTATTAAATAATATCCATATACCTATTGAAGATTATGAGACTGACCAAATCATATCTGTTTTTCTTGATTCTGATATTGAAACTTATAAAGGAGAGTATAAGTTAAAACCAGAGATTGAAGAATTTCTTGCTATTTTAAAAGAAAAATTAAATATTAATTTTACTATTGATGAGAATTTTTTAATGATACTTTCATATTCTTTTAAGCTTTCTAACTATAAAGCTGAATTTAATATAAGCCAGCATCAAAAAAAAATCTCTCATATTCCTGATTCATGTGAAAATATTTTTGAAATTGTAAATGATTTTACTAAAAAAGTATTTAGACAATTTCATGCTGATGATCTCCTTTTCATTACTTTATTATTGAAAAATCATATTTTAAAATCTGATGGATTAAAGACAAGCAGGAAAAGTATTCTGATAATAGATAACTCTATTAAACATTTTTTAGGAAAACTTGTTTCAAAATATCTTAAAAACTTTTATAAGATAAATAACATCACTATAATTTCAAGTTATGAATTAGATTGTTTCTTTTCAAATAATATGAAACCAGATTTAATTTTAACTCTTGATAACAGTAAAATAAATACTAATATACCTATAATTAAACTTGATTTTGCAGAATTATGGCCTAATCTGAACTTTTTAGAATACTACTTTTAA
- a CDS encoding Fic family protein, which produces MKDRKLSEYDIKSIHSIILSGIDRVSAGKYRDANVQIGGASHNVIPSHLISQEIYALLNWYNGGPITINRIIEFTCHFINIHPFIDGNGRTSRLLTNLELLKLGYPPITILTVDRLEYYQALDKSYYKDYSLAHDFFYNCIIETLEEYLSYTK; this is translated from the coding sequence TTGAAAGATAGAAAATTATCAGAATATGATATAAAATCGATCCATTCTATAATTTTAAGTGGAATTGATAGAGTCAGTGCTGGAAAATATAGAGATGCAAATGTACAAATAGGTGGAGCTTCTCATAATGTCATTCCTTCTCATTTAATTTCTCAGGAAATATATGCACTTCTCAACTGGTATAATGGAGGTCCCATTACAATAAATAGAATTATAGAATTCACTTGCCACTTTATTAACATACATCCTTTTATAGATGGCAATGGCAGAACTTCCAGACTTTTAACTAATTTAGAGCTTTTAAAACTTGGTTATCCTCCAATTACTATTCTAACTGTAGACAGATTAGAATATTATCAGGCTCTTGATAAAAGTTACTATAAAGACTATTCATTAGCCCATGATTTCTTTTATAACTGCATCATTGAAACTTTAGAAGAATATTTAAGTTATACAAAATAG
- a CDS encoding YczE/YyaS/YitT family protein, with translation MNINLIKKYALWIFSILVNAFGNFLLIKGDIGSGPWVAASIGMSKVFLLQIGICTIILNFLVFIPIIFISKKFEFFKLAGSFFVAYIFGKFLDFFLNIFSWVHPEHIVSKILFFIIGNLILSCGISVYLRLNIAMNPFDQFLKTVNDYLVPDMKKANYVYLGVPFVIALLFGIYNKSLQGIGIGTLIMLLFNGSFIKLFNKKVPIPDNILTPRKYI, from the coding sequence ATGAATATAAATCTAATTAAGAAATATGCTCTTTGGATTTTTTCAATTTTAGTAAATGCTTTTGGAAATTTTTTGTTAATTAAAGGAGATATTGGAAGTGGTCCTTGGGTTGCTGCAAGTATAGGAATGTCAAAAGTCTTTCTCCTCCAAATAGGTATATGTACTATTATTCTTAATTTTTTAGTTTTTATACCAATTATATTCATCAGTAAAAAATTTGAATTTTTCAAACTTGCTGGTTCTTTTTTTGTAGCATATATATTTGGAAAATTTCTTGATTTCTTTTTAAATATATTTTCATGGGTGCATCCTGAGCATATAGTTTCAAAAATACTTTTCTTTATAATTGGAAATCTTATACTCAGCTGTGGAATCTCTGTTTATCTTAGATTAAATATAGCTATGAACCCTTTTGATCAATTTTTAAAAACTGTTAATGATTATTTGGTTCCTGATATGAAAAAGGCAAATTATGTATATCTTGGTGTTCCTTTTGTTATAGCTCTTCTTTTTGGAATATATAATAAATCCCTCCAAGGTATTGGAATAGGTACACTAATTATGCTTCTTTTTAACGGAAGTTTTATAAAGTTATTCAATAAAAAAGTACCTATACCTGATAATATTTTAACTCCAAGAAAATATATCTAA
- the galE gene encoding UDP-glucose 4-epimerase GalE produces MKNILVTGGAGYIGSHATAELLDSGYSVVVIDSLENGFMQLVDKRAKFYHGNVQDSNMMDKIFNENKIDAVMHFAGYIKVPESVVEPNKYYMNNTYTVMCLLESMRKNNIKNIVFSSTAAVYGNVKEPEPVDENHSKDPINPYGMSKLMSERIIMDCAEAYRLNYSIFRYFNVGGAHEKHEIGQMGEGITALIPLILKAAKGTIPKLSIYGNDFNTKDGTGVRDYIHVVDLVRAHILSLKKLEENTSGIYNLGNGSGFTVLEMLNAAKEVTKINIPAEITSRRPGDPPCVIASSEKAIAELGWKPHYTNVKDIIRTAWEWNLKVK; encoded by the coding sequence ATGAAAAATATTTTAGTTACAGGAGGAGCTGGATATATTGGAAGTCATGCTACTGCAGAACTTCTTGATTCTGGTTATTCTGTAGTTGTTATAGATAGTTTGGAAAATGGTTTTATGCAGCTTGTAGATAAAAGAGCAAAATTCTATCATGGAAATGTTCAAGACAGTAATATGATGGACAAAATATTTAATGAAAACAAAATTGATGCTGTAATGCACTTTGCTGGGTATATAAAAGTCCCTGAAAGTGTTGTAGAGCCCAATAAATATTATATGAATAATACTTACACTGTTATGTGCCTGTTAGAATCAATGAGAAAAAATAATATTAAAAATATAGTTTTCTCTTCTACTGCAGCTGTTTATGGAAATGTAAAAGAACCTGAGCCTGTAGATGAAAATCATTCAAAAGATCCTATTAACCCTTATGGAATGAGTAAACTTATGTCTGAAAGAATTATTATGGACTGTGCAGAAGCTTATAGATTAAATTATTCTATATTCAGATATTTCAATGTAGGTGGAGCTCATGAAAAACATGAGATTGGTCAAATGGGAGAAGGAATTACTGCACTTATTCCTCTTATATTAAAAGCTGCAAAAGGAACTATTCCTAAGCTTTCTATTTATGGAAACGATTTTAATACTAAAGATGGAACTGGAGTGAGAGATTATATTCATGTTGTAGATTTAGTAAGAGCTCATATCCTATCACTCAAAAAATTAGAAGAAAATACAAGTGGTATATACAATCTGGGTAATGGCAGTGGTTTTACAGTTCTTGAGATGCTTAATGCTGCAAAAGAAGTAACTAAAATAAATATTCCTGCAGAAATTACATCAAGAAGACCAGGAGATCCTCCATGCGTTATAGCTTCAAGTGAAAAAGCTATAGCTGAACTTGGATGGAAACCTCATTACACTAATGTAAAAGATATAATAAGAACTGCATGGGAATGGAATTTAAAGGTGAAATAA